One genomic region from Equus caballus isolate H_3958 breed thoroughbred chromosome 4, TB-T2T, whole genome shotgun sequence encodes:
- the SSMEM1 gene encoding serine-rich single-pass membrane protein 1, whose protein sequence is MGDLFSLFWEVDPPPMPLSFTIPNQDYECRRDDSCGTIGSFLLWYFVIILVLVFFSRASVWMSEKKKDEDSGTNISISKASKDTSYKRQSKDGTWDSLQMMKKPKHSQFAPVTESEVALVNAYLEQRRIRLHPQFSQMTQTQHDSDTTECDSEESNSGASSWKESESEHHPSPASIKKRKIAQRQKNVGSYQIKERPCLHCKALRTNEWLTRHFLQNTSVTTPMKGDIQEENSSPDINTKFSKF, encoded by the exons ATGGGAGaccttttttccttattttgggAGGTGGATCCTCCCCCCATGCCTTTAAGCTTTACCATTCCAAATCAAGATTATGAGTGCCGGAGGGATGACTCTTGCGGGACGATAGGGAGCTTCCTGCTTTGGTATTTTGTCATTATATTGGTCCTGGTGTTCTTCTCTCGGGCTTCTGTCTGG ATGTCTGAGAAGAAAAAGGATGAAGACAGTGGGACAAACATTTCAATAAGTAAAG CAAGCAAAGATACTTCCTATAAGCGGCAAAGCAAAGATGGTACCTGGGACTCTTTACAAATGATGAAAAAACCAAAGCACAGCCAATTTGCTCCTGTAACTGAATCAGAAGTGGCTTTGGTCAACGCCTATCTTGAACAGAGACGAATCAGGCTTCATCCTCAGTTCAGCCAGATGACTCAGACCCAACATGACAGTGATACTACGGAGTGTGACAGTGAAGAATCTAACTCGGGAGCTTCCTCATGGAAGGAGAGTGAAAGTGAACACCACCCATCACCAGCCAgtattaagaagagaaaaatagctCAGAGGCAAAAGAATGTGGGAAGTTACCAGATCAAGGAAAGGCCCTGCCTCCACTGCAAAGCCTTGAGAACCAATGAATGGTTGACACGCCATTTCCTTCAAAACACCTCAGTAACAACCCCAATGAAGGGAGATATTCAAGAGGAAAATTCTTCACCTGACATTAACACAAAGTTCAGTAAATTTTGA